A region of Denticeps clupeoides chromosome 19, fDenClu1.1, whole genome shotgun sequence DNA encodes the following proteins:
- the LOC114768872 gene encoding desmoglein-3-like isoform X3 translates to MTSPVTMVTLLPGELATRRQTLEPHRQPAAMTRAAASAGLALLLSLSVWKVDSHAVASSLLHRQKREWIIPPLVLTENTDYRNKEFIAQIRSDLHTEPIFYRLSGVGADQHPINRFMVKRSSGYVRVTSILDREEIDQYNLTGYVEYADGSQAENPIELRIKVEDVNDNPPVFQPIRPVSVSEFSAAGTSIMTISATDADEPCNINSKIRYSITKQEPPSPKQMFEISPDGELLIRKPDLDRELYSMYKLTVQGADLYGAPGGKTSSVDVTVNLLDVNNNIPQLEKEQVWKVDTHAVASSLLHRQKREWIIPPRPLKENTDYRNDESIAQIRSDKNTETTVYKAPIFYRLTGMGADQHPINRFVVNRSSGLVKLTSILDREEIDQYNLTGYAEYADGSQAENPIELRIKVVDENDNPPVFQPIRPVSVSELSAAGTSIMTISATDADEPCNINSKIRYSITKQEPPSPKLMFEISPDGELRVKEPDLDRELYAMYKLTVQGADLYGAPGGKTSSADVTVNLLDVNDNVPQLEKEQYEGSVYENEKGVEVMRLKATDLDVDPANQELEYFLISGNEGGYFSMKTDPNTKEGILMLDKEVDFETMQNLNLGVGVKNKAPYHPSVLGGSAGTLNVGGGGGGAGGGGGGGGGGSSSGGGGGGGSSGGGGAGGGAGTGTGTGGGPGNGSTTWTASTWSGKTYPLKINVKDKPEGPSFDPKVKAIPISENIGQANLQNVIARYPAIDGDTKKPSENVRYAKGRDPDNWFTIDEKTAEIRLNKVPDRESPFLVNGTYMAEILCLTQDMPVQTATGTIAIQVEDFNDHCPELAAQTRSMCTAEDAIYVTAVDKDAPPNGAPFKFAVVPENTEGHWTVEHFNDTTTILRAHDVLWPGPYNVTLEISDQQGESCPDLQVLRVDACTCTDRGACKSELRESSAVRDGTRAVLGPAAIGLIFLGILALLLLPLLLLFCLCGTAGMVGAFTEMPFGTKEHLISYHTEGQGEDRDVPLLMSSAVDNGGMTECGMGMAGAGAGMGMGMGLMSTEGGFQESTAMGMGSMAMMGTMQNGLFHSRHDMSYGTAYDGMSLPDAFLQDYYFKKAAGAAEGGAPQKDALLVYDYEGQGSPAGSVGCCSLLESDSDLQFLDDLGPKFTTLAQICGGNRIDVAPKVLATPPPRPITPKQAPPVTVSMAAGTSTASTAAAPAPAASSSRMEKVVTMVNDQRMASLPSMHQHESVSVGVPTQTVLLQQQPLYYVMEPQMTNTVLLAERPSMGVGQNVFLMNGAHSGEGLILQGSAPAQATLGRADSMVLVGAGGAGGAGLSLGPGLLHTSNLSGSQLLLVDGGVGVGQGGTLQRAGTVGGAQGMVLLDAQGAARSVPPGNLQSGGGQGLVLLERPAVSVATQGSATMVTSTQSGIVGMRAPPSVKVNTLPTMQNVVLQEKKVVTSSTK, encoded by the exons ATGACGTCGCCGGTAACCATGGTCACCTTGCTGCCAGGTGAGCTCGCGACTCGCCGCCAGACGCTCGAGCCTCACAGACAACCGGCCGCCATGACGCGCGCTGCGGCGTCCGCGGGACTCGCGCTGCTGCTCAGCCTGTCG GTATGGAAGGTGGACAGCCATGCTGTGGCCTCTTCCTTGCTCCACAGACAGAAACGGGAGTGGATCATCCCTCCTCTAGTCCTGACGGAGAACACGGACTACAGAAATAAGGAATTCATTGCACAA ATCCGCTCAGACTTACATACGGAGCCGATATTTTATCGCCTGAGCGGAGTGGGTGCGGACCAGCATCCCATTAACCGCTTCATGGTCAAAAGAAGCTCTGGATATGTGAGGGTCACGTCCATCCTGGACCGTGAAGAAATTGACCAGTACAAT CTCACAGGATATGTAGAATATGCTGATGGATCACAGGCAGAGAATCCCATCGAGCTCCGCATTAAGGTCGAGGATGTGAATGACAACCCTCCAGTGTTCCAGCCCATCAGGCCTGTCTCCGTGAGCGAATTCTCCGCTGCAG GTACGTCCATCATGACGATTTCTGCCACTGACGCTGATGAACCATGCAACATAAACTCGAAAATCAGATACAGTATCACGAAACAGGAGCCTCCAAGTCCAAAGCAGATGTTTGAGATCTCTCCAGATGGAGAACTTCTCATCAGAAAGCCAGACCTGGACAGGGAG CTGTACTCCATGTACAAACTCACGGTCCAGGGGGCCGACCTGTACGGTGCGCCTGGTGGAAAAACGAGCTCGGTGGACGTCACCGTGAACCTGCTGGATGTGAACAACAACATCCCGCAGCTGGAGAAGGAGCAG GTATGGAAGGTGGACACCCATGCTGTGGCCTCTTCCTTGCTCCACAGACAGAAACGGGAGTGGATCATCCCTCCTCGACCCCTGAAGGAGAACACGGACTACAGAAATGACGAATCCATTGCTCAA ATCCGCTCAGACAAGAATACAGAAACAACTGTTTATAAGGCACCGATATTTTATCGCCTGACCGGAATGGGCGCGGACCAGCATCCCATTAACCGCTTCGTGGTCAACAGGAGCTCTGGGCTTGTGAAGCTCACATCCATCCTGGACCGTGAAGAAATTGACCAGTACAAT CTCACAGGATATGCAGAATACGCTGATGGATCACAGGCAGAGAATCCCATCGAGCTCCGCATTAAGGTCGTGGATGAGAATGACAACCCTCCAGTGTTCCAGCCCATCAGGCCTGTCTCCGTGAGCGAACTCTCCGCTGCAG GTACGTCCATCATGACGATTTCTGCCACTGACGCTGATGAACCATGCAACATAAACTCGAAAATCAGATACAGTATCACGAAACAGGAGCCTCCAAGTCCAAAGCTGATGTTTGAGATCTCTCCAGATGGAGAACTACGTGTCAAAGAGCCAGACCTGGACAGGGAG CTGTACGCCATGTACAAACTCACGGTCCAGGGGGCCGACCTGTACGGCGCGCCTGGTGGAAAAACGAGCTCGGCGGACGTCACCGTGAACCTGCTGGATGTGAACGACAACGTCCCACAGCTGGAGAAGGAGCAG TACGAGGGCAGCGTTTATGAAAACGAGAAgggggtggaggtgatgaggcTCAAAGCAACGGACCTCGACGTGGACCCGGCAAACCAGGAACTTGAATACTTCCTCATCTCAGGCAACGAAGGAGGGTACTTCAGCATGAAGACCGACCCCAACACCAAAGAGGGAATTTTAATGCTGGACAAG GAGGTGGATTTTGAAACCATGCAGAACCTGAATCTCGGAGTTGGGGTGAAAAACAAAGCTCCTTACCACCCCTCGGTGTTGGGCGGATCAGCAGGAACGCTGAatgtgggaggaggaggaggaggtgcaggtggaggaggaggaggaggaggaggaggcagcagcagtggtggtggtggtggtggtggtagtagtggtggaggaggagcaggtggtGGAGCCGGCACAGGCACTGGAACCGGTGGTGGTCCTGGAAACGGATCTACAACTTGGACTGCCAGCACCTGGTCCGGGAAAACCTATCCCTTAAAGATTAACGTGAAGGACAAGCCAGAGGGGCCAAGCTTTGACCCTAAAGTGAAAGCCATCCCCATCTCGGAGAACATTGGACAGGCGAACCTCCAAAACGTGATCGCACGCTACCCAGCCATCGATGGGGACACTAAAAAACCCTCCGAGAACGTGAG GTATGCCAAAGGTCGTGACCCTGATAACTGGTTCACAATTGATGAGAAGACGGCTGAAATTAGGCTGAACAAGGTCCCGGACCGAGAGTCTCCGTTCTTGGTGAATGGAACGTACATGGCTGAGATTCTGTGTCTGACTCAAG ACATGCCGGTACAGACAGCCACTGGCACCATCGCCATCCAGGTGGAGGACTTCAACGACCACTGTCCTGAGCTCGCCGCACAAACCAGAAGCATGTGCACCGCTGAAGATGCCATATACGTCACGGCTGTGGACAAGGACGCCCCGCCCAACGGAGCGCCTTTCAAATTCGCCGTCGTCCCCGAGAACACTGAGGGCCACTGGACCGTAGAACATTTTAACG ACACCACGACCATCTTGAGAGCCCATGACGTCTTGTGGCCGGGTCCCTACAATGTCACTCTCGAGATCAGTGACCAGCAGGGAGAGTCGTGTCCAGACCTGCAGGTCCTCAGAGTGGACGCCTGTACCTGTACAGATCGGGGCGCCTGCAAGAGCGAGCTGAGGGAATCCAGCGCTGTGAGGGACGGGACGAGAGCAGTGCTGGGCCCGGCCGCCATCGGCCTCATCTTCCTGGGCATTCTGGCGCTGCTGC TCCTGCCGCTGCTACTGCTGTTTTGTCTATGCGGGACGGCAGGAATGGTGGGAGCTTTCACCGAGATGCCATTCGGCACCAAGGAGCACCTGATCTCCTACCACACCGAGGGACAGGGCGAGGACCGG gACGTCCCTCTGCTGATGTCGTCTGCGGTAGACAATGGAGGAATGACAGAGTGTGGGATGGGAATGGCTGGGGCAGGGGCGGGAATGGGAATGGGAATGGGACTCATGTCAACAGAGGGAGGCTTCCAAGAATCCACCGCCATGGGAATGGGCTCCATGGCCATGATGGGCACGATGCAGAATGGCCTGTTCCACTCCAGGCATGACATGAGCTACGGCACAGCATACGACGGCATGTCTCTACCTGACGCCTTCCTGCAGGATTACTACTTCAAG AAAGCCGCCGGCGCAGCAGAGGGCGGCGCCCCTCAGAAAGACGCTCTGTTGGTGTACGATTACGAAGGCCAGGGCTCGCCGGCGGGATCTGTCGGCTGCTGCAGCCTCCTGGAGTCCGATAGCGACCTGCAGTTCCTCGATGACCTGGGGCCAAAGTTCACGACCCTCGCCCAGATCTGCGGAGGCAACCGGATCGACGTCGCCCCCAAGGTCCTGGCCACCCCGCCTCCCAGACCCATCACCCCAAAGCAGGCGCCCCCTGTCACAGTTTCCATGGCAGCCGGGACCAGCACCGCCAGCACCGCCGCAgctcctgctccagctgcttCATCATCACGCATGGAAAAGGTGGTCACCATGGTGAACGATCAGCGCATGGCCTCtctacccagcatgcaccagcACGAGAGCGTGAGCGTAGGCGTGCCCACTCAGAccgtcctgctgcagcagcagccgctCTACTACGTCATGGAGCCTCAGATGACCAACACCGTCCTGCTGGCCGAGAGGCCGTCCATGGGCGTCGGCCAGAACGTCTTCCTGATGAACGGAGCCCATTCCGGGGAGGGGCTGATCCTGCAGGGCTCCGCCCCGGCACAGGCCACCCTGGGCCGAGCGGATAGCATGGTGCTGGTTGGGgctggaggagcaggagggGCGGGGCTATCGCTGGGTCCTGGTCTCCTGCACACCAGCAACCTCTCTGGCTCGCAGCTTCTGCTGGTGGATGGCGGCGTGGGCGTGGGGCAGGGCGGGACCCTGCAGAGGGCAGGCACCGTGGGCGGGGCCCAGGGCATGGTGCTGCTGGATGCACAGGGAGCTGCAAGGTCGGTGCCACCGGGCAACCTACAGTCCGGCGGTGGGCAGGGCCTG GTCCTGCTGGAGCGGCCAGCGGTGTCGGTGGCCACTCAGGGGTCAGCCACCATGGTGACCTCCACGCAGAGCGGCATTGTGGGGATGAGAGCCCCGCCCTCAGTGAAAGTGAACACCCTGCCGACCATGCAGAACGTGGTCCTCCAGGAGAAGAAGGTGGTGACCAGCAGCACAAAGTAA